A region from the Melioribacter roseus P3M-2 genome encodes:
- a CDS encoding GIY-YIG nuclease family protein — protein MDKSALKKAYKESKKPMGVYSIKNNYNHKLYLGASVDPEARINRHKAELRFGSHRNAELQNAWKNGGESALEFEILDLLEQKEEVENNIEEELRLLTEMWIQKLKDGDYEIILIN, from the coding sequence ATGGACAAATCCGCTTTGAAAAAAGCTTACAAGGAATCTAAAAAGCCGATGGGCGTTTATTCGATCAAAAATAATTATAATCATAAATTATACCTCGGCGCGTCGGTCGATCCGGAAGCCAGAATTAACCGGCATAAAGCGGAATTGAGATTCGGCAGCCATAGGAATGCAGAGCTTCAAAATGCCTGGAAAAACGGCGGCGAATCCGCTCTGGAATTCGAAATTCTCGATCTACTCGAACAGAAAGAAGAAGTGGAAAATAATATTGAAGAAGAATTGCGGCTTCTTACGGAGATGTGGATTCAAAAATTGAAAGACGGCGATTATGAGATAATTCTTATTAATTAA